One segment of Pantoea sp. Lij88 DNA contains the following:
- a CDS encoding pyridoxal phosphatase has protein sequence MSYRVIALDLDGTLLTPAKTILPQSIDALNQARQAGIHVAIVTGRHHCAIHPFYQALQLDTPAICCNGTYLYDYQAKKVLASDPLDPQRALQVIEMLDQQQIHGLLYVDDAMLYQTPTGHVMRTLKWAESLPAHQRPLFRQVPDLAQAAREAGSIWKFALSHDNHEELQQFATRAEAELGLACEWSWHDQVDIAKGGNSKGKRLAQWVESLGLSMSDVIAFGDNYNDLSMLETAGLGVAMGNADDAIKARAKMVIGTNLETGIADTLRQYVL, from the coding sequence AGCCAAGACGATTCTGCCGCAGTCAATCGACGCGCTAAATCAGGCCCGCCAGGCGGGTATTCATGTCGCTATCGTGACCGGACGCCATCACTGCGCTATCCACCCTTTTTATCAGGCGTTACAACTGGATACACCCGCAATCTGCTGTAATGGCACCTACCTGTATGATTACCAGGCGAAAAAGGTGCTGGCGTCCGATCCTCTTGACCCGCAGCGGGCGTTACAGGTGATTGAGATGCTGGACCAGCAGCAGATTCACGGGTTGCTCTACGTGGATGATGCGATGCTCTATCAGACGCCGACCGGTCACGTGATGCGTACCCTGAAGTGGGCCGAATCGCTGCCCGCCCACCAGCGTCCACTGTTCCGCCAGGTGCCCGACTTAGCCCAGGCGGCGCGTGAGGCCGGTTCAATCTGGAAGTTTGCCCTGTCACACGACAATCACGAGGAGCTGCAGCAGTTCGCGACCCGTGCCGAAGCAGAGCTGGGTCTGGCCTGCGAATGGTCATGGCACGATCAGGTGGATATCGCCAAAGGTGGCAACAGCAAAGGCAAGCGGCTGGCGCAGTGGGTTGAATCGCTGGGGCTGAGCATGTCCGATGTGATCGCGTTCGGGGATAACTACAACGATCTCAGTATGCTGGAAACGGCCGGACTGGGTGTGGCGATGGGCAATGCGGACGACGCGATTAAAGCACGGGCGAAAATGGTGATCGGCACCAACCTTGAAACCGGTATTGCCGATACCCTCCGTCAGTACGTGCTGTAA